The following proteins are encoded in a genomic region of Mahella australiensis 50-1 BON:
- a CDS encoding zinc-binding dehydrogenase, whose translation MKTQAMVMTDFNKSLELTEIEVPHLENGQVLVRLAASGVCGSDVHIWHGEDKRVKLPLIPGHEGVGYIEDIKGQHCSVDGQILHPGDLIIWNRGISCGRCYACQVLKQPSLCQERITYGINNPCDTPPYLNGCYAHHIILTADTDIIKLDDSTDPVTMVSASCSGATIAHAFDMCRIKPGSTVAVQGPGPLGLFAVAFARALGAGTIIVIGGTASRLDMCKKFGADMVLDRKSVSKKDRFDTIMQVTGGRGADIVIEAAGYPDAAKEGLDILAMGGTYLSTGFAQFTGYAQIDFFSQIVRKNAIIKGVWVSDTSHLYDAVHLISKNPPLFSNMVTHTMPLDNANQALELMASKKALKVVLTN comes from the coding sequence ATGAAAACTCAAGCTATGGTGATGACAGATTTCAATAAATCGCTGGAGCTAACAGAAATCGAGGTGCCGCATTTAGAAAATGGCCAAGTATTGGTCAGGTTGGCCGCGTCTGGTGTGTGCGGCTCCGATGTGCATATATGGCATGGGGAGGATAAAAGGGTTAAATTACCGCTGATACCGGGGCACGAAGGTGTCGGATATATTGAGGATATTAAAGGCCAGCATTGTAGCGTAGATGGCCAAATACTTCATCCCGGCGACCTAATAATATGGAACCGCGGCATAAGCTGTGGTCGATGCTATGCATGTCAGGTGCTTAAACAGCCGTCACTGTGTCAAGAGCGGATCACATACGGCATAAATAACCCATGTGACACGCCTCCATATCTTAACGGTTGTTATGCTCATCATATAATATTGACAGCCGACACAGACATAATCAAGTTGGACGACAGCACAGACCCTGTAACCATGGTATCAGCATCGTGTTCGGGCGCTACGATAGCCCATGCCTTTGATATGTGTCGGATAAAGCCGGGATCCACTGTAGCTGTGCAGGGGCCTGGGCCGTTGGGTTTATTTGCAGTGGCTTTCGCCCGCGCTTTGGGAGCTGGTACTATAATCGTTATAGGAGGCACGGCCAGCCGATTGGATATGTGTAAAAAATTCGGCGCGGATATGGTGCTGGATAGAAAATCGGTATCCAAGAAGGACAGGTTCGATACGATCATGCAGGTCACTGGTGGCCGCGGAGCCGATATAGTAATAGAAGCTGCAGGATATCCGGATGCCGCTAAGGAGGGATTGGATATCCTGGCCATGGGGGGAACATATCTTTCTACGGGCTTTGCGCAGTTTACTGGCTACGCTCAGATAGATTTTTTTAGTCAAATAGTAAGGAAAAATGCTATCATAAAAGGCGTATGGGTCAGCGATACATCGCACTTATACGACGCCGTACACCTTATATCCAAGAATCCCCCTTTATTTAGTAATATGGTAACACATACAATGCCATTGGACAACGCTAATCAAGCCCTAGAGCTCATGGCTTCCAAAAAAGCCCTTAAAGTAGTATTAACGAATTGA